The Ovis aries strain OAR_USU_Benz2616 breed Rambouillet chromosome 11, ARS-UI_Ramb_v3.0, whole genome shotgun sequence genome window below encodes:
- the ABHD15 gene encoding protein ABHD15, whose amino-acid sequence MPPWGAALALLLAVFALLCLLALRLRRPGRRAVGARTLPGARREDHGEEVDGGGPASQFSDGREPLPGGCRLICKPSALAQCLLRALRRSAALEPGPRPWLSGPHLQTLCHFVLPVGPGSELAREYLQLADDGLVALDWVVGPVARGRRATNAGGLPAVLLVIPNAWGRLTRNVLGLCLLALERGYYPVIFHRRGHHGCPLVSPRLQPFGDPSDLKEAITYIRFRHPAAPLFAVSEGSGSALLLSYLGECGSSSYVTGAACISPVLRCREWFEAGLPWPYERGFLLHQKVALSRYATALEDTVDTRKLFRSRSLREFEETLFCHTKSFPISWDTYWDHNDPLRDVDEAAVPVLCVCSADDPVCGPPNHVLPTELFHSNPYFFLLLSRHGGHCGFLRQEPLPAWSHEVTLEYFRALTDFFRTEERMKGLSRRRASFLAGRRRWATLPKREVSPSSSLEEIFSWKRSYTR is encoded by the exons ATGCCACCGTGGGGCGCCGCCCTAGCCCTGCTTCTGGCTGTGTTCGCCCTGCTCTGCCTGCTCGCCCTGCGGCTGCGGCGGCCCGGCAGGCGCGCCGTCGGAGCGAGGACCCTGCCAGGGGCGCGGAGAGAAGATCACGGGGAGGAGGTGGACGGCGGAGGCCCCGCGAGTCAGTTCAGCGACGGGCGGGAGCCGCTGCCCGGAGGCTGCAGGCTCATCTGTAAGCCGTCGGCGCTGGCCCAGTGCCTGCTGCGCGCTCTGCGACGCTCGGCCGCGCTGGAGCCGGGCCCGCGCCCCTGGCTGTCCGGGCCCCACCTACAGACCCTCTGCCACTTCGTGCTGCCGGTGGGGCCGGGGTCCGAGCTGGCCCGGGAGTACCTGCAGTTGGCAGATGATGGGCTGGTGGCCCTGGACTGGGTGGTGGGACCTGTCGCCCGGGGCCGCCGGGCCACCAACGCCGGGGGCCTCCCGGCGGTACTGCTGGTGATCCCCAATGCCTGGGGGCGCCTCACCCGCAACGTGCTCGGCCTCTGCCTGCTGGCCCTGGAGCGCGGCTACTACCCGGTGATCTTCCACCGGCGCGGCCACCACGGCTGCCCACTGGTCAGCCCCCGGCTGCAGCCCTTTGGGGACCCGTCCGACCTCAAAGAGGCCATCACTTACATCCGCTTCCGACACCCCGCGGCCCCGCTCTTCGCGGTGAGCGAGGGCTCGGGCTCGGCGCTGCTGCTGTCCTACCTGGGCGAATGTGGCTCCTCCAGCTACGTGACCGGAGCCGCCTGCATCTCGCCCGTGCTACGCTGCCGCGAGTGGTTCGAGGCCGGCCTGCCCTGGCCCTACGAGCGGGGCTTTCTGCTTCACCAGAAGGTCGCCCTCAGCAG GTACGCCACGGCCCTGGAGGACACGGTGGATACCCGCAAACTGTTCAGGAGCCGCTCCCTGCGGGAGTTTGAGGAGACCCTCTTCTGCCACACCAAGAGCTTCCCCATCAGCTGGGACACCTACTGGGACCACAACGACCCCCTCCGGGATGTGGATGAGGCAGCAGTACCTGTGCTGTGCGTCTGTAGTGCCGACGACCCCGTGTGCGGGCCCCCAAACCACGTTCTGCCAACTGAACTCTTTCACAGCAACCCCTACTTCTTCCTTCTGCTCAGCCGCCACGGGGGCCACTGCGGCTTCCTGCGCCAGGAGCCCTTGCCCGCCTGGAGCCATGAGGTCACCTTGGAGTACTTCCGGGCCTTGACTGACTTCTTCCGGACGGAAGAGAGGATGAAAGGGCTCAGCAGGCGCCGAGCTTCCTTCCTAGCAGGCCGGCGTCGTTGGGCAACCCTGCCGAAGCGGGAGGTCTCCCCCTCTTCCAGTCTGGAGGAGATCTTTAGCTGGAAGAGATCCTATACGCGGTGA